The following coding sequences lie in one Sinorhizobium fredii USDA 257 genomic window:
- a CDS encoding efflux RND transporter periplasmic adaptor subunit: MKTFKFLVLVSSLAAAGGGGYVAGTRGLATNFRQFFPGQALGETMPPAAMPTGKVIYYRHPDGAPEYSAMPKETPDGRAFVAVRQSEDVSFETVEKASAESAGATPNAGERKILYYRNPMGLPDTSKVPKKDSMGMDYIPVYEGDEADTSVVKVSLGKLQRTGVKTATAERAVIARKVRVPGTVAFDERLVRIVSMRADAFIEDVADVTTGDRVKKGDRLFHFYSKEIAKAGAEYATELRGGGKPDLDVGGALQLRNLGVPEEAVRAIARDRAVPKSIAYLSPGDGVVLERNATTGMMAEAGDVLFRIADTSRVWVIADVPEYDAAAIRKGAPATVSVRNLPGKMFEGTVDLIYPELQAQTRTAKVRVELSNADGLLLANMYAEVEIASGEPDPVVAVPNSAVIDTGDRQLVFVDKGDGRFEPRDVALGARGDDRTEITKGIEAGEKIVVAANFLLDAESNLNAALNALTASEAQP; encoded by the coding sequence GTGAAGACGTTCAAATTCCTGGTCCTCGTCAGCTCCCTCGCCGCCGCTGGCGGGGGAGGCTACGTGGCGGGCACGCGCGGCCTCGCCACCAACTTCCGCCAGTTTTTCCCCGGGCAGGCGCTCGGGGAAACAATGCCGCCCGCGGCCATGCCGACGGGCAAGGTCATCTACTACCGCCATCCGGACGGTGCGCCGGAGTATTCGGCTATGCCGAAGGAAACTCCTGACGGCCGCGCCTTCGTCGCCGTGCGGCAGAGCGAGGACGTATCCTTCGAGACGGTGGAGAAGGCATCCGCCGAAAGCGCGGGAGCCACGCCGAACGCGGGCGAGCGCAAGATACTCTATTACCGCAATCCCATGGGCCTGCCCGACACCTCCAAGGTGCCGAAGAAAGACTCGATGGGCATGGACTACATCCCGGTCTACGAGGGCGACGAGGCGGACACCTCCGTCGTCAAAGTTTCGCTCGGCAAGCTCCAGCGGACCGGGGTGAAGACAGCGACGGCGGAGCGAGCCGTCATCGCCCGCAAGGTGCGCGTGCCCGGCACTGTCGCATTCGACGAACGACTGGTGCGGATTGTCTCGATGCGGGCGGACGCCTTCATCGAAGATGTCGCCGACGTCACCACAGGCGACCGAGTGAAAAAAGGTGACCGGCTCTTCCATTTCTATTCGAAGGAGATCGCCAAGGCCGGAGCTGAATACGCCACGGAACTGCGCGGCGGCGGCAAGCCCGACCTCGACGTCGGCGGCGCGCTGCAACTGCGCAATCTCGGCGTACCGGAAGAGGCGGTCCGGGCGATCGCGCGCGACCGGGCGGTGCCCAAGAGCATCGCCTACCTGTCGCCCGGCGACGGCGTCGTCCTCGAGCGCAACGCGACCACGGGCATGATGGCGGAGGCCGGCGACGTCCTGTTCCGCATCGCCGACACGTCCAGGGTGTGGGTGATCGCGGACGTCCCCGAATACGATGCCGCAGCCATCCGGAAGGGCGCGCCCGCCACGGTCAGCGTGCGCAATCTCCCCGGCAAGATGTTCGAAGGCACCGTCGACCTGATCTATCCCGAACTTCAGGCGCAGACGCGGACGGCCAAGGTACGGGTTGAGCTCTCCAACGCCGATGGCCTGCTTCTCGCCAACATGTACGCCGAGGTCGAGATCGCCTCGGGCGAACCGGATCCGGTTGTCGCCGTGCCGAACAGCGCCGTCATCGACACGGGTGATCGCCAACTGGTGTTCGTCGACAAGGGCGACGGCCGCTTCGAACCGCGAGACGTCGCTCTCGGAGCGCGTGGCGATGACCGGACGGAGATCACGAAAGGGATCGAAGCCGGCGAGAAGATCGTGGTTGCCGCCAACTTCCTGCTCGACGCTGAAAGCAACCTCAACGCGGCGCTGAATGCGCTGACCGCGAGCGAGGCACAGCCATGA
- a CDS encoding FixH family protein: protein MNQFSRKGILASLAVVLASTTTSFATATDYEFQLVQSEVAQSPEATVAVRLIDKRTEKPVSDAVIFTTRLDMAPEGMEAMTTSVEPVPSTEPGIYRFKTNLSMEGGWRFKLAAKVQGETDTVQGEVILQATP from the coding sequence ATGAACCAATTTTCTCGCAAGGGAATCCTCGCATCGCTGGCGGTTGTGCTCGCCTCGACAACCACATCCTTCGCCACTGCAACGGACTACGAGTTCCAGCTCGTCCAGTCCGAGGTCGCGCAGAGTCCGGAAGCGACCGTCGCGGTTCGGCTGATCGACAAGCGAACGGAAAAGCCCGTTTCGGACGCGGTGATCTTCACCACGCGCCTCGACATGGCACCGGAAGGCATGGAGGCAATGACAACCTCTGTCGAGCCTGTGCCGTCTACGGAACCCGGCATCTACCGCTTCAAGACCAACCTCAGCATGGAAGGCGGCTGGCGCTTCAAGCTCGCTGCCAAGGTCCAGGGCGAGACCGACACCGTCCAAGGCGAAGTCATCCTGCAGGCGACACCGTGA
- the petA gene encoding ubiquinol-cytochrome c reductase iron-sulfur subunit: MAGAVGVGAASWPFIDQMRPDASTLAMASIEVDVSSLAEGMSLTVKWRGRPVFIRNRTQQEIEAAKATALDDLKDPFARNANLSDDQPATDVARSAGEAKENWIVMIGVCTHLGCVPLGQAGDFGGWFCPCHGSHYDTAGRVRKGPAPENLAIPRFEFVSETVVRIG, translated from the coding sequence ATGGCGGGGGCCGTCGGTGTCGGGGCCGCGTCCTGGCCATTCATTGACCAGATGCGTCCTGACGCATCGACGCTCGCGATGGCCTCCATCGAGGTGGATGTATCATCCCTCGCAGAAGGCATGTCTCTGACCGTCAAATGGCGCGGTCGGCCGGTCTTCATTCGAAACCGCACCCAGCAGGAGATCGAGGCGGCAAAGGCGACAGCACTTGATGATCTAAAGGATCCATTCGCCCGGAACGCCAACCTTTCCGACGACCAGCCTGCGACCGATGTCGCCCGCTCCGCCGGGGAGGCGAAGGAGAACTGGATCGTGATGATTGGCGTCTGCACGCATCTCGGCTGCGTGCCTCTAGGACAGGCCGGCGATTTCGGGGGCTGGTTCTGCCCCTGCCACGGATCGCACTATGATACCGCCGGCAGGGTCCGCAAGGGACCCGCACCGGAGAACCTTGCGATTCCGCGGTTCGAATTCGTGTCCGAAACTGTTGTGCGGATTGGATAG
- a CDS encoding IS1182 family transposase, whose product MMGEQSVMQEELFYGFSLERHVPADHLLRAIDRFVDLSGVRQHLAPYYSPIGRPSIDPELLIRMLIVGYCFGIRSERRLCEEVHLNLVYRWFCRLGLEGDVPDHSTFSKTRHGRFRDADLLRELFETVVRRCMREGLVGGEGFAVDASMIVADAHRQRGIETAEDLDPKAKRAVGEYLATLDDAAFGAATPVEPKFISPVDPAARWTASWGGPAVYAYCTNYLIDVEHAIIVDVEPSTAVRQAEVTAAKTMIERTHEELGLWPERLIADTGYGSAEMLNWLVHERGIEPHIPVFDNSKRKDGTFSREDFAYDHASDTYRCPGDKILQHYRRPFSTPRTGVGKDNTLRYRASKHDCDACALKPRCCPKAPARKVTRSIYEGARDMARDIAKTDAYQTSRYQRKKVEMLFAHLKRILKLDRLRLRGPCGARDEFHLAAIAQNLRKLAKICTPRTVIPAT is encoded by the coding sequence ATGATGGGTGAGCAAAGTGTGATGCAGGAGGAGCTGTTCTATGGCTTCAGTCTGGAACGGCACGTGCCGGCGGACCACCTTCTGAGGGCCATCGACCGCTTCGTTGACCTTTCCGGTGTCCGCCAGCACCTTGCGCCTTACTACAGCCCGATCGGCCGTCCCTCTATCGATCCCGAACTGCTGATCCGCATGCTGATTGTCGGCTACTGCTTCGGCATCCGCTCGGAGCGGCGGCTGTGCGAGGAAGTCCACCTGAACCTGGTCTATCGGTGGTTCTGCCGGCTTGGCCTTGAGGGTGATGTGCCGGACCATTCGACTTTCTCCAAGACGCGCCATGGGCGCTTCCGTGATGCCGATCTGCTGCGTGAGCTGTTTGAGACCGTCGTGCGGCGCTGCATGAGAGAAGGTCTCGTCGGCGGCGAAGGTTTTGCCGTCGATGCCAGCATGATCGTGGCGGACGCGCATCGTCAACGCGGGATCGAGACAGCCGAGGACCTTGACCCCAAAGCCAAGCGGGCTGTGGGAGAGTATCTCGCCACCCTGGATGATGCCGCCTTTGGAGCCGCCACGCCGGTGGAGCCCAAGTTCATCTCGCCGGTCGACCCAGCGGCACGCTGGACCGCCTCTTGGGGCGGCCCGGCTGTGTACGCCTACTGCACCAACTACCTCATCGATGTAGAGCACGCCATCATCGTGGACGTGGAGCCCTCGACTGCCGTGCGTCAGGCCGAGGTGACGGCTGCAAAGACCATGATCGAGCGCACTCACGAGGAACTCGGCCTGTGGCCGGAACGGCTGATTGCCGACACCGGCTACGGCTCGGCCGAGATGCTGAACTGGCTGGTGCATGAGCGCGGGATCGAGCCGCATATCCCGGTGTTCGATAACTCCAAGCGCAAGGACGGCACCTTCTCGCGTGAGGACTTCGCCTACGACCATGCAAGCGATACCTACCGCTGCCCAGGTGATAAGATTCTTCAGCATTACCGGCGGCCATTCTCGACACCGCGGACCGGTGTGGGAAAGGACAACACGCTACGTTATCGGGCGAGCAAGCATGACTGCGACGCCTGCGCACTTAAGCCTCGCTGTTGTCCGAAGGCGCCGGCGCGCAAGGTAACGCGCTCAATCTATGAGGGCGCGCGCGACATGGCTCGCGACATTGCCAAAACCGACGCTTACCAGACGTCACGCTATCAGCGAAAGAAGGTGGAGATGCTCTTCGCGCACCTCAAACGCATTCTGAAGCTCGATAGATTGCGACTACGCGGCCCCTGCGGTGCCCGCGATGAGTTCCACCTCGCCGCCATCGCCCAGAACCTCAGGAAATTGGCCAAGATCTGCACCCCGCGGACGGTAATCCCGGCCACTTAG
- a CDS encoding flavin-containing monooxygenase yields the protein MAGILHVVVIGAGSAGLGISYFLKQRGRDHRVLERGRIGETWRTQRWDSFRLNSPNIRSLLPGDSPDVPDPGGASTQHQFVSYLESYVERHHLPVITDAPVEELSKDRGLFLVATPRGVLQARNVVIASGSLNCPKRPPTAAELPTALRQLDSSAYRNAAELEQGAVLVVGSGQSGGQIAEDLALAGRSVFLATSRAGRLVRHYRGGDIFNWMTLSGYLDVPRSEIVLPSGKLPPRGLLGATHTISLQSLSTEGVVLLGRFLGIENGSLMFGDNLDEHMRFANESSADVKRFIDDYIRRAGLNAPPAEDDPAEMIAPRLPSPPIRSIELATSGIRSVIWCTGFRGDFQWIKIPDTIDDDGQPIHQNGIGFVPGLYFSGLDFASTRKSGTIPGIAEEAARLVNHLARRSVS from the coding sequence ATGGCAGGGATTCTTCATGTCGTTGTCATTGGAGCGGGTTCGGCCGGGCTTGGGATCAGCTACTTCCTCAAGCAGAGAGGTCGCGATCATCGGGTGCTCGAACGGGGCCGGATCGGAGAGACGTGGCGGACCCAACGCTGGGACTCCTTCCGTCTGAACTCGCCGAACATCCGCTCGTTGCTGCCCGGCGATTCCCCTGACGTGCCTGACCCCGGGGGGGCCAGCACACAGCATCAATTCGTCTCCTATCTCGAGAGTTATGTCGAGCGGCATCATTTGCCGGTGATAACTGACGCTCCGGTAGAGGAACTGTCCAAGGATCGCGGGCTCTTTCTCGTGGCGACACCACGCGGTGTACTTCAGGCCCGCAACGTGGTCATAGCGAGCGGTAGCCTGAACTGTCCGAAGCGACCGCCTACGGCGGCGGAGCTGCCGACAGCACTCCGCCAACTCGACTCTTCGGCCTACCGCAATGCCGCCGAACTGGAACAAGGTGCTGTCTTGGTGGTCGGCAGCGGCCAATCTGGCGGCCAGATTGCCGAGGACCTGGCGCTCGCGGGACGCTCGGTCTTTCTGGCGACGAGCCGAGCCGGCCGCCTGGTCCGCCATTATCGCGGCGGCGACATCTTCAATTGGATGACCCTGTCCGGCTATCTCGACGTGCCGCGAAGCGAAATCGTCCTGCCTTCTGGGAAGCTGCCGCCGCGAGGCCTGCTCGGTGCCACCCACACCATCAGCCTGCAATCGCTGAGCACTGAGGGCGTCGTGTTGCTCGGTCGCTTCTTGGGTATCGAGAATGGCAGCCTGATGTTCGGCGACAACCTGGATGAGCACATGCGCTTTGCCAACGAGAGCTCAGCCGACGTCAAGCGCTTTATTGACGATTACATCCGGCGCGCCGGGCTGAACGCGCCGCCAGCCGAGGATGACCCAGCCGAGATGATCGCCCCACGCCTGCCCAGTCCACCGATCCGCTCAATCGAGTTGGCGACAAGCGGCATAAGGTCGGTGATCTGGTGCACAGGCTTCAGAGGCGATTTCCAGTGGATCAAAATCCCGGACACCATCGACGACGACGGCCAGCCTATTCACCAGAACGGAATCGGATTCGTTCCCGGACTGTATTTCTCCGGCCTCGACTTTGCATCGACACGGAAGTCCGGAACCATACCCGGGATTGCTGAAGAGGCAGCACGCCTGGTGAACCATCTCGCCAGGCGATCAGTGAGTTAA
- a CDS encoding adenylate/guanylate cyclase domain-containing protein, with product MAVFVADVVGYSRLVELDERATVAAIKDLRRALFEPLLAEHRGRLVKLTGDGLIAEFGSVVEAVACAAEIQKQLPDRQAEMPVERRIILRIGINLGDVLVDGDDLLGDGVNVAARLEQACTPGGVLISGTAHDQLPGKLDCRFEYAGELRLKNIARPVRAYRMVLDSARDAAAVAWPSADKPAVAVLPFDNMSGDPEQDYFSDGITEDIITELSRFHELMVIARNSSFSFRGKSIDVREIGRSLGARYLVEGSIRRAGDRVRITAQLVDAASGAHFWVERYDRALEDVFAVQEEISQSIVATAAQRIIQDSEVAARRRQPEDIRAYDLFLQGNRLSDVFTPEAQARAQALFEAALEIDPGFARAHTGLAWVYLNRSVEGSVGVPRAKDLDRIAALRQAEEALAKDPNDPRVHSTFGYMCLMWRDFDRAERHMDLARAMNPNDPLIQIFWAWVQSCVGKPERALHAAEIAFRLNPCHPNWYNYYFSHILFRLGRDREAADLLERLIVDAPARRHPRYMALRAAACGHLGRIEEAQRCARISIEAVDKCWQGDPAAGPREYVDWLVDALYLRRDEDAERLRDGLRRAGLPA from the coding sequence GTGGCAGTCTTCGTTGCCGATGTGGTGGGCTACTCTCGCCTTGTAGAACTGGACGAGAGGGCAACGGTCGCGGCGATCAAAGATTTGCGTCGGGCCTTGTTTGAGCCCTTGCTGGCGGAGCACCGTGGCCGCCTCGTCAAGCTCACCGGCGACGGCCTGATCGCCGAGTTCGGTTCCGTCGTCGAGGCCGTTGCCTGCGCCGCTGAAATTCAGAAGCAACTGCCTGACCGGCAGGCGGAGATGCCGGTTGAGCGCCGAATTATCTTGCGTATCGGCATCAACCTGGGCGACGTTTTAGTCGATGGCGATGACCTGCTCGGCGACGGTGTCAACGTGGCGGCCCGATTAGAGCAGGCCTGCACGCCGGGCGGCGTCCTGATCTCAGGAACGGCCCACGACCAGCTTCCGGGCAAGCTGGATTGTCGCTTCGAGTACGCGGGCGAGCTGCGACTGAAGAACATTGCCCGGCCTGTGCGGGCCTACCGGATGGTGCTCGACAGCGCCCGTGACGCCGCAGCGGTCGCTTGGCCGTCGGCCGATAAGCCTGCCGTGGCGGTGCTACCGTTCGACAACATGAGCGGCGATCCTGAGCAAGACTATTTCAGCGACGGCATCACCGAAGACATCATCACGGAACTCTCGCGCTTCCACGAGCTCATGGTGATTGCCCGCAACTCCTCCTTTTCGTTCCGCGGGAAAAGCATCGACGTGCGCGAGATCGGCCGCTCGCTCGGGGCCAGGTACCTGGTCGAGGGCAGCATCCGTCGGGCTGGAGATCGCGTACGTATCACGGCCCAGCTCGTGGATGCCGCCAGCGGAGCCCATTTTTGGGTGGAGCGATACGACCGCGCTCTCGAGGACGTGTTCGCGGTTCAGGAGGAGATTTCTCAAAGCATTGTCGCGACGGCGGCCCAGCGGATCATCCAGGACAGCGAGGTCGCGGCCCGACGGCGCCAGCCGGAAGACATTCGCGCCTATGATCTGTTCCTCCAGGGGAACCGTCTTTCCGACGTGTTCACGCCGGAGGCTCAGGCGAGGGCGCAGGCACTCTTCGAGGCGGCGCTCGAGATCGATCCGGGCTTTGCCCGCGCCCATACGGGTCTGGCCTGGGTTTACCTCAACCGTTCGGTCGAGGGCAGCGTCGGGGTGCCGCGGGCGAAGGACCTGGACCGGATCGCGGCGCTGCGCCAAGCCGAAGAAGCGCTGGCGAAGGATCCCAACGATCCGCGGGTGCACTCCACTTTCGGATACATGTGTCTGATGTGGCGCGACTTCGACCGGGCCGAGCGGCACATGGACCTTGCCCGGGCCATGAACCCGAACGATCCCTTGATCCAGATCTTCTGGGCCTGGGTCCAGTCGTGCGTGGGAAAACCGGAGCGGGCCTTGCACGCGGCCGAGATCGCCTTCCGGCTCAATCCATGTCACCCCAACTGGTACAATTATTATTTTTCGCACATCCTGTTCCGGCTCGGGCGGGATCGGGAAGCGGCCGACCTTCTGGAACGCCTCATAGTGGACGCGCCGGCACGGCGGCACCCGCGATACATGGCCTTGCGCGCGGCAGCCTGCGGTCATTTGGGGCGCATCGAGGAGGCGCAGCGATGTGCCAGGATCTCCATCGAAGCGGTGGATAAGTGTTGGCAGGGCGATCCAGCGGCGGGTCCGCGGGAATATGTGGACTGGCTCGTGGACGCCTTGTACCTGCGGCGCGATGAGGACGCGGAACGGCTACGCGACGGTTTGCGGCGTGCCGGGTTGCCGGCTTGA
- a CDS encoding EAL domain-containing protein encodes MAPDIQSLSYLHQLPFDTLKIDRSFVNALQQKPDGNRIIQTILDLAKNLKMDVVAEGAETEHHVDQLREMGCRFAQGHYFSRPVDTAILQ; translated from the coding sequence TTGGCACCGGATATTCAATCGCTGAGCTACCTGCATCAACTTCCGTTCGACACGCTGAAGATAGACCGCTCTTTCGTAAATGCGCTTCAGCAAAAACCGGACGGAAACCGCATCATCCAGACGATCCTCGATCTGGCGAAAAACCTGAAAATGGATGTCGTGGCGGAAGGAGCGGAAACGGAGCACCATGTCGACCAACTTCGGGAGATGGGTTGCCGGTTCGCGCAAGGTCACTATTTCTCCCGCCCGGTCGACACAGCGATTCTTCAATAG
- a CDS encoding HAMP domain-containing methyl-accepting chemotaxis protein translates to MKWKSFSLQASLTGAFGLLLLLLAGQGLFALSSIGSVYGDVQTLATNWVPSVDITNKINITMADLRGSQTRLLVASDAAAVEKTEHAIGEDIAALRERMSTYEALISEPEERTTYQAFKEKVDAYLKLNERVVARFRAGQREEASKLILGEVRNTYLEMEELIQRLVQINTSGTEKSFANSTTAYTSAHVTAFALLGIALLAGLGVMAFAIVGISRPINRTTEVMRTLSDGDLSVEIPFTDRTNEIGEMARAVEVFKQNGIKVRELNAQEAALQAKSADLQSSIGQVVSAAVAGDFTKRISKAYENADLDRFAAQVNELITSVDRGVAETRRVIAALAKGDLTETMRGEFQGAFGKLKDNVNQTMTNLRSVLGEVRTAIDTINGGAGEMRIASGDLSKRTEQQAASLEETSSALEEITAAVKSSTERALEASHMVDEARKSTEQSSAVVKDAVSAMGKIEQASGEIGQIINVIDEIAFQTNLLALNAGVEAARAGEAGKGFAVVAQEVRELAQRSANAAKDIKALISRSGEEVTSGVKLVTATGEALSMIERHVVKINEHVHSIATAAREQSTGLAEVSTAVNQMDQVTQQNAAMVEESTAATNRLADEAANLARLIASFQLKGAAAPRAASHDSRPAASPARALTRKLAGAFGGRGAAASATAD, encoded by the coding sequence ATGAAATGGAAATCCTTTTCCTTGCAAGCCTCGCTCACGGGAGCCTTCGGCTTGCTGCTGCTGCTTCTGGCCGGACAGGGCCTGTTCGCTCTATCATCGATAGGCAGCGTCTACGGTGACGTTCAGACTTTGGCGACCAATTGGGTGCCGAGCGTCGATATCACCAACAAGATCAACATAACGATGGCGGATCTCCGGGGATCGCAGACGCGCTTGCTCGTCGCCTCCGACGCCGCTGCCGTGGAAAAGACGGAACATGCAATCGGCGAAGACATCGCCGCGCTTCGCGAGCGAATGTCGACCTATGAAGCTCTAATTTCAGAGCCGGAGGAGCGCACGACGTACCAGGCGTTCAAGGAAAAAGTGGACGCATACCTGAAGCTCAATGAGCGCGTTGTTGCACGCTTCAGGGCCGGGCAACGCGAGGAGGCGAGCAAGCTCATATTGGGCGAGGTGCGCAACACCTATCTCGAGATGGAAGAGCTGATCCAACGCCTCGTCCAGATCAATACTTCCGGCACGGAAAAAAGCTTCGCTAACAGCACCACGGCCTACACGAGCGCCCACGTTACGGCCTTCGCGTTGCTCGGCATCGCCCTTCTCGCCGGCCTCGGTGTGATGGCCTTTGCCATCGTTGGCATCTCGCGGCCGATCAATCGCACGACCGAGGTGATGCGCACGCTTTCTGACGGCGATCTCTCGGTCGAGATCCCCTTCACCGACCGGACCAACGAAATCGGCGAGATGGCGCGGGCCGTCGAGGTGTTCAAGCAGAACGGCATCAAGGTTCGCGAGCTGAACGCCCAGGAAGCGGCGCTGCAGGCGAAAAGCGCCGACCTGCAGTCGAGCATCGGTCAGGTCGTCTCGGCGGCGGTTGCCGGCGACTTCACCAAGCGCATCAGCAAGGCCTATGAAAACGCCGATCTCGACCGCTTCGCTGCCCAGGTCAACGAGCTCATCACCTCCGTCGACCGCGGCGTTGCGGAGACCCGCCGCGTCATCGCGGCGCTGGCCAAGGGTGATCTGACCGAAACGATGCGCGGCGAGTTCCAAGGCGCCTTCGGCAAGCTCAAGGACAACGTCAATCAGACGATGACGAATCTGCGCTCGGTGCTCGGTGAGGTACGCACCGCGATCGACACGATCAATGGCGGCGCCGGCGAGATGCGCATTGCCTCGGGCGACCTCTCGAAGCGCACCGAGCAGCAGGCCGCCTCCCTGGAAGAAACCTCCTCGGCGCTGGAGGAGATCACCGCCGCGGTGAAGAGCTCGACCGAGCGGGCGCTCGAGGCAAGCCACATGGTCGACGAGGCGCGGAAAAGCACCGAGCAGTCGAGCGCCGTCGTCAAGGATGCGGTCTCGGCGATGGGCAAGATCGAGCAGGCTTCCGGCGAAATCGGCCAGATCATCAACGTCATCGACGAGATCGCCTTCCAGACCAATCTCCTGGCGCTCAATGCCGGCGTCGAGGCGGCGCGCGCCGGCGAGGCCGGCAAGGGCTTCGCCGTCGTTGCCCAGGAGGTGCGCGAGCTGGCACAGCGTTCGGCCAATGCGGCGAAGGATATCAAGGCGCTGATCTCGCGCTCGGGCGAGGAGGTGACCTCCGGCGTCAAGCTGGTGACGGCAACCGGCGAGGCGCTGTCGATGATCGAACGCCATGTGGTCAAGATCAACGAGCATGTGCATTCGATCGCGACCGCGGCACGCGAGCAGTCGACCGGACTGGCGGAGGTCAGCACGGCGGTCAACCAGATGGATCAGGTGACGCAGCAGAATGCGGCGATGGTGGAGGAATCGACGGCGGCGACCAACCGACTGGCCGACGAGGCGGCGAACCTCGCCCGACTGATCGCCAGCTTCCAGCTCAAGGGCGCGGCCGCGCCGCGGGCAGCGAGCCATGACAGCAGGCCGGCGGCCTCGCCGGCTCGAGCGCTCACCCGCAAGCTTGCCGGCGCCTTCGGCGGCCGCGGTGCGGCGGCTTCCGCGACGGCCGACTAG